From a single Nitrogeniibacter mangrovi genomic region:
- a CDS encoding NADH:flavin oxidoreductase/NADH oxidase, with product MSALFAPIRLGALALPNRIVVAPMCQYSAEDGRATDWHLIHLGHLALSGAGLLILEATGVVPEGRITPLDLGLYDDATEAALARVLDGVRRYSDMPLGIQLAHAGRKASSRAPWDGGALILPEDGGWTPVAPSAVPHGADEPPPQALDAAGLDRVRRAFAQAAERSARLGLDLVELHAAHGYLLHQFLSPLANRREDAYGGSLENRMRFPLEVFDAVRAAFPADKPVGIRISASDWVAGGWDLEQSLAFAEALDARGCDFIHVSSGGLATAQQIPLEPGYQIHFAAAIRQAVKMPVIGVGLITEPEHAEAIVAAGEADLVALARGMLYDPRWPWHAAARLGAQVHAPKQYWRCEPHEARGLFFGMRDGKR from the coding sequence GTGAGTGCCCTGTTCGCCCCCATCCGCCTCGGCGCGCTCGCGCTGCCCAACCGCATCGTCGTCGCCCCCATGTGCCAGTACTCGGCCGAGGACGGCCGCGCCACCGACTGGCACCTGATCCACCTGGGCCACCTCGCCCTGTCGGGCGCCGGCCTGCTGATCCTCGAAGCTACCGGGGTGGTCCCCGAGGGCCGCATCACACCGCTCGACCTGGGGCTCTACGACGACGCCACCGAGGCCGCCCTGGCGCGGGTGCTCGACGGCGTGCGCCGCTATTCCGACATGCCCCTGGGCATCCAGCTCGCCCACGCCGGGCGCAAGGCCTCGAGCCGCGCGCCCTGGGACGGCGGTGCGCTGATCCTGCCCGAGGACGGCGGCTGGACCCCCGTGGCGCCCTCGGCGGTGCCCCACGGGGCCGACGAGCCGCCCCCGCAAGCCCTCGACGCCGCCGGCCTCGACCGGGTGCGCCGCGCCTTCGCGCAGGCGGCCGAGCGCAGCGCCCGGCTCGGCCTCGATCTGGTCGAATTGCACGCGGCCCACGGCTACCTGCTGCACCAGTTCCTCTCGCCCCTGGCCAACCGGCGCGAAGACGCCTACGGCGGTTCCCTGGAAAACCGCATGCGCTTTCCGCTCGAAGTTTTCGACGCGGTGCGCGCCGCCTTTCCGGCCGACAAGCCGGTGGGGATCCGCATCTCCGCCAGCGACTGGGTCGCCGGGGGCTGGGACCTCGAGCAGAGCCTCGCCTTCGCCGAGGCGCTCGACGCGCGCGGCTGCGACTTCATCCACGTCTCCAGCGGCGGGCTGGCCACCGCCCAGCAGATTCCGCTCGAACCGGGTTACCAGATCCACTTCGCCGCCGCCATCCGCCAGGCCGTGAAGATGCCCGTGATCGGCGTCGGCCTCATCACCGAACCCGAGCATGCCGAAGCCATCGTCGCCGCAGGCGAGGCCGACCTCGTGGCCCTGGCGCGCGGCATGCTCTACGATCCGCGCTGGCCCTGGCACGCGGCCGCCCGGCTGGGCGCCCAGGTGCATGCACCGAAGCAGTACTGGCGCTGTGAGCCGCACGAAGCGCGCGGCCTGTTCTTCGGCATGCGCGACGGCAAGCGCTGA
- a CDS encoding tellurite resistance TerB family protein yields MLTAHDFDAFSTPEEPSPTRRTVGRRRARPRRRPLRHYGRDSGQAQARLLALSLLANGRMAPCEVDVLCDQGGLAQLGLSREDFFTVLYELCADVGRMPALGGGYVLSRTQVQDLLDEITDPTLRERTLEIMYAVMRSDGRLDEGELALLMATLNAWDETRRFPGHNRAS; encoded by the coding sequence ATGCTGACAGCACACGACTTCGACGCTTTTTCGACTCCGGAGGAGCCGTCCCCGACACGCCGGACGGTCGGCCGGCGGCGCGCCCGCCCGCGACGTCGCCCCCTGCGTCACTATGGGCGCGACAGCGGCCAGGCCCAGGCACGGCTGCTGGCCCTGAGCCTGCTGGCCAACGGCCGCATGGCGCCGTGCGAGGTGGACGTGTTGTGCGATCAGGGGGGGCTGGCGCAGCTGGGCCTGTCGCGGGAGGACTTCTTCACCGTGCTCTACGAGCTGTGCGCCGACGTGGGCCGCATGCCGGCACTGGGCGGCGGCTATGTGCTCTCACGTACCCAGGTGCAGGATCTGCTGGACGAGATTACCGATCCGACGCTGCGCGAGCGCACCCTCGAGATCATGTACGCGGTGATGCGCAGCGACGGGCGCCTGGACGAGGGCGAACTCGCCCTGCTCATGGCCACCTTGAACGCCTGGGACGAGACCCGGCGCTTTCCGGGTCACAACCGGGCGAGCTGA
- a CDS encoding LysR family transcriptional regulator, with amino-acid sequence MRPGDLNFRHLLYFWAVAREGSITRAAQTLGLSVQAISTQLSQLEAQLGHTLLVPRSRGLVPSETGRLVLGYADQIFQLGAELREVLDRAEPPERRLVVGLTDPIPKLVAFHLLEGVLRPEAGYRLTCIEGELDDLIADLVLNRLDVVLSHRPVVPTANLKVYARPLGNWAMALYGTDALCAHYQPQFPARLGEAPLLLPMPESPLRLALEEWFRRHRLAMKVRAECADSALLKTFGCAGVGLFAAPACLADDMARQYGVRQVGVLDGVSDSFYAISTERRIQHPALQAIVASAPDVAR; translated from the coding sequence ATGCGACCCGGCGATCTGAACTTTCGTCATCTGCTCTATTTCTGGGCCGTGGCCCGGGAAGGCAGCATCACGCGCGCCGCCCAGACCCTGGGGCTGTCGGTCCAGGCCATCAGCACCCAGCTGTCCCAGCTCGAAGCCCAGCTCGGCCACACCCTGCTGGTGCCCCGGAGCCGCGGACTCGTGCCCTCCGAGACCGGCCGCCTCGTCCTCGGTTATGCCGACCAGATCTTTCAGCTGGGCGCCGAACTGCGTGAAGTGCTGGACCGGGCCGAGCCGCCCGAGCGACGCCTGGTGGTGGGCCTGACCGATCCGATCCCGAAACTGGTGGCCTTTCACCTGCTCGAAGGGGTGCTGCGACCCGAGGCCGGCTACCGGCTCACCTGCATCGAGGGCGAACTGGACGATCTCATCGCCGATCTGGTGCTCAACCGGCTCGACGTGGTGCTCTCGCATCGTCCCGTCGTGCCGACCGCCAACCTCAAGGTGTATGCCCGTCCGCTGGGCAACTGGGCCATGGCCCTGTACGGCACCGACGCCCTGTGCGCGCACTATCAGCCGCAGTTCCCCGCCCGGCTCGGCGAAGCCCCCTTGCTGTTGCCGATGCCCGAATCCCCCTTGCGGCTCGCGCTGGAGGAATGGTTCCGCCGCCATCGGCTGGCCATGAAGGTGCGTGCCGAGTGCGCCGACAGCGCGTTGCTCAAGACCTTCGGCTGTGCCGGCGTCGGCCTGTTCGCCGCGCCCGCCTGCCTCGCCGACGACATGGCGCGCCAGTACGGTGTGCGCCAGGTGGGTGTGCTCGACGGGGTGAGCGACAGCTTCTACGCCATCTCGACCGAGCGGCGCATCCAGCATCCCGCCCTCCAGGCCATCGTCGCATCGGCACCGGATGTGGCCCGGTGA
- a CDS encoding transglycosylase SLT domain-containing protein, with protein sequence MRRLLLLALLATPLTGLADALYSFEDANGVVHFSDHPGADARYRKVWSTPRRAPAHAPRPAPAALRKHIEHSARLTGLDPALLQAVAQVESNLDPAARSPKGALGLMQLMPATAARYGVRNPLDPAANLLGGARYLSDLIRQFDGRLSLALAAYNAGEGAVLRHDGRIPPYAETQAYVPKVLARYAALRGR encoded by the coding sequence TTGCGCCGGCTGCTGCTGCTCGCCCTGCTCGCCACCCCGCTGACGGGCCTCGCCGACGCCCTCTACAGCTTCGAGGACGCGAACGGCGTGGTGCATTTTTCCGACCACCCGGGCGCCGATGCCCGCTACCGCAAGGTGTGGAGCACACCGCGTCGCGCCCCGGCCCACGCCCCCCGGCCGGCGCCCGCCGCGCTGCGCAAACACATCGAGCACAGCGCCCGCCTCACCGGCCTCGACCCGGCCCTGCTGCAGGCGGTCGCCCAGGTGGAGAGCAACCTCGACCCGGCCGCCCGCTCGCCGAAGGGGGCCCTCGGCCTCATGCAGCTCATGCCGGCCACCGCGGCGCGCTATGGCGTCCGCAATCCCCTCGACCCGGCCGCGAACCTGCTCGGCGGCGCCCGCTACCTGAGCGATCTGATCCGGCAGTTCGACGGCCGGCTGTCCCTCGCCCTGGCGGCCTACAACGCCGGCGAAGGCGCCGTGCTGCGCCATGACGGCCGGATCCCGCCGTATGCGGAGACGCAGGCCTATGTGCCGAAGGTGCTGGCGCGGTACGCGGCGTTGCGGGGGCGGTAG
- a CDS encoding RHS repeat domain-containing protein: MRSTTSGAGTVTYRYDGQGRRVEKAGPAGLVPNGAERFMYDEANHLIGEYQADGTPTREYVWLGDLPVAVIDTNTDGTTTAYAIETDHLGTPRLLTDATQSPSWRWTSPPFGEVLPDENPAGLYPVVFNLRFPGQYYDKESGLSYNWHRVYDAETGRYVQSDPIGLDGGWNTYGYVGGNPVSFIDPLGLASSGQTTQIPGGSPTTVRIDPPHVPGQQTHAHVCEKGCKEIVVNKDGTGSHNTDPSKLKNRVKNFLRARGFKLMWCPPLLEDLVMGMAAQQCSEGDLGACQIFQQMGGTILSDSLGGDI, from the coding sequence ATGCGCAGCACCACCTCCGGTGCCGGCACGGTCACCTACCGCTACGACGGCCAGGGCCGCCGCGTCGAAAAGGCCGGCCCCGCCGGCCTCGTGCCCAACGGCGCGGAGCGCTTCATGTACGACGAGGCGAATCACCTCATCGGTGAATACCAGGCCGACGGCACCCCGACCCGCGAATACGTCTGGCTCGGCGACCTGCCCGTGGCGGTGATCGACACCAATACCGACGGCACCACCACCGCCTACGCCATCGAGACCGACCACCTGGGCACCCCCAGGCTGCTCACCGATGCCACCCAAAGCCCAAGCTGGCGCTGGACCAGCCCGCCGTTCGGCGAGGTGCTGCCGGACGAGAACCCCGCCGGGCTCTATCCGGTGGTGTTCAACCTGCGATTCCCGGGCCAGTATTACGACAAGGAATCGGGGCTGAGCTATAACTGGCATCGGGTCTATGATGCGGAGACGGGTAGGTATGTGCAGTCCGACCCCATCGGGTTGGATGGGGGGTGGAATACTTACGGCTATGTCGGCGGGAATCCGGTTTCGTTCATTGATCCGCTCGGGCTGGCCAGTTCGGGGCAAACAACCCAAATTCCTGGAGGCAGCCCTACGACAGTGAGGATTGATCCTCCCCACGTGCCGGGACAACAAACACACGCTCACGTCTGCGAAAAGGGTTGCAAGGAGATCGTGGTCAACAAAGATGGAACCGGTAGCCACAATACCGATCCGTCCAAACTGAAGAATCGGGTCAAGAATTTCCTGCGAGCGCGGGGGTTCAAACTGATGTGGTGCCCACCACTCCTAGAGGACTTGGTGATGGGCATGGCTGCTCAGCAATGTTCCGAGGGTGACCTTGGCGCTTGCCAGATCTTTCAGCAGATGGGGGGCACGATCCTGTCGGATTCTCTTGGTGGTGATATATGA
- the gspG gene encoding type II secretion system major pseudopilin GspG: MRIPSVRASLRQSGFTLLELLVVMVIIGLLAGYVGPRFFAQIGKSQVKTARAQIDGLEKALDQFRLDVGRYPLTEEGLAALDAAPAGVSKWQGPYLRKAVPLDPWDKPYQYRSPGEHGDFDLYSFGKDGQPGGEGEAADIVNW, encoded by the coding sequence ATGCGCATCCCGTCTGTCCGCGCTTCCCTTCGCCAGAGCGGCTTCACGCTGCTCGAGCTGCTTGTCGTCATGGTCATCATCGGGCTGCTGGCCGGCTACGTGGGGCCGCGCTTCTTTGCGCAGATCGGCAAGTCGCAGGTGAAGACGGCGCGGGCGCAGATCGACGGGCTGGAGAAGGCGCTGGATCAGTTCCGCCTCGACGTGGGCCGCTATCCGCTCACCGAGGAGGGGCTGGCCGCGCTGGATGCGGCGCCGGCGGGGGTGTCCAAGTGGCAGGGGCCGTACCTGCGCAAGGCGGTGCCGCTCGACCCCTGGGACAAGCCCTACCAGTACCGTTCGCCGGGCGAGCACGGTGACTTCGACCTGTACTCCTTCGGCAAGGACGGGCAGCCCGGCGGCGAGGGCGAGGCGGCCGACATCGTCAACTGGTAG
- a CDS encoding type II secretion system F family protein yields MRYQVKAIAQGADIVEVELEAANEAEARSLADARGLSILAVRALRQGGRRARFPLLLFNQELLALLAAGIPLAEAVDALAEKESRPPVRGVLDDIRTALREGRTLSSALASAPQAFPDLYVAMIRAAERTSDLVPAVARFIAYRQQVEALRGKLVSAAIYPVLLVSVGSLVVLFLLGYVVPNFSHIYEDVGSDLPFMSRLLMQWGQFVEANALAMAIGAVVSVAALVVGLRQPATAAAIGRALWRMPMIGERLRVFQLARFYRTLGMLLTGGIPVVTALGMVAGLLTPSLRSGLETAIARIREGSGFAATLAAQGLATPVALRMLQVGERAGNLGEMLTRAAEFHEEDTARQVEWLTRLFGPLLMLFIGVAIGGIVVLMYLPIFQLAEAVG; encoded by the coding sequence ATGAGATACCAGGTCAAGGCCATCGCCCAGGGGGCCGACATCGTCGAGGTGGAGCTCGAGGCGGCCAACGAGGCGGAGGCGCGCTCGCTGGCCGATGCGCGCGGGCTGAGCATCCTCGCGGTGCGCGCGCTGCGCCAGGGCGGGCGCCGGGCGCGCTTTCCGCTGCTGCTGTTCAACCAGGAGCTGCTGGCGCTGCTGGCGGCGGGCATCCCGTTGGCCGAGGCCGTCGACGCGCTCGCCGAGAAGGAGTCCCGCCCCCCGGTGCGCGGGGTGCTCGACGACATCCGCACGGCGCTGCGCGAGGGGCGCACCCTGTCCTCGGCGCTGGCGTCGGCGCCGCAGGCCTTTCCCGATCTGTACGTGGCCATGATCCGCGCCGCCGAGCGCACCAGCGACCTGGTGCCGGCGGTGGCGCGCTTCATCGCCTATCGCCAGCAGGTGGAGGCGCTGCGCGGCAAGCTGGTGAGCGCGGCCATCTACCCGGTGCTGCTGGTGAGCGTGGGCTCGCTGGTGGTGCTGTTCCTGCTCGGCTACGTGGTGCCCAACTTCTCGCACATCTATGAAGACGTGGGCAGCGACCTGCCCTTCATGTCGCGCCTGCTCATGCAGTGGGGCCAGTTCGTGGAGGCCAACGCGCTGGCGATGGCCATCGGCGCGGTGGTGAGCGTGGCGGCGCTGGTGGTGGGCCTGCGCCAGCCGGCCACGGCGGCGGCCATCGGCCGCGCCCTGTGGCGCATGCCCATGATCGGCGAGCGCCTGCGGGTGTTCCAGCTGGCGCGCTTCTACCGCACCCTGGGCATGCTGCTCACCGGCGGCATTCCTGTGGTGACCGCGCTGGGCATGGTGGCCGGGCTGCTCACCCCGAGCCTGCGCAGCGGCCTGGAGACGGCCATCGCGCGCATCCGCGAGGGCAGCGGGTTCGCCGCCACCCTGGCGGCCCAGGGGCTGGCCACGCCGGTGGCCCTGCGCATGCTGCAGGTGGGCGAGCGCGCCGGCAACCTGGGCGAGATGCTCACCCGCGCGGCCGAGTTCCATGAGGAGGACACCGCTCGCCAGGTGGAATGGCTCACGCGCCTGTTCGGCCCGCTGCTGATGTTGTTCATCGGCGTGGCCATCGGCGGCATCGTGGTGCTCATGTACCTGCCGATCTTCCAGCTTGCCGAGGCGGTGGGATGA
- a CDS encoding GspE/PulE family protein, whose translation MNAPDIRPFSADELAAARVAGGRMLDALATLEAEAPLRLARLARTFGLPVLGHAALMARAPDFGVMPFEQALRRECIALREDDGGLCLVLADPFDRALMDGLGARLAEPVRWALGDRDDIAACLARHEDEVRRAAGLSDTRGGERKGDGAEDLSLRRISEDASPVVKLVNSTLYDALKQGASDIHLECVPAGLVIQYRIDGVLSRVGSVQGAELAEQAISRVKVMAELDIAERRVPQDGRFKALAAGREIDFRVSIMPSIHGEDAVLRVLDKEHLSAEMTGLSLETLGFDDTARATLRRLASEPYGMLLVTGPTGSGKTTSLYATLAETNHGLDKIITIEDPVEYQLPGVLQIPVNEKKGLTFARGLRSILRHDPDKIMVGEIRDGETAEIAVQAALTGHLVFTTVHANNVFDVIGRFTHMGIDPYNLTAALNGVVAQRLIRIICPHCADDIVPDAQLVADSALASTAGFRFRAGHGCGQCRGSGYKGRRAIAEVLILDDEIRELIVTRAPVRALKAKAAERGFRSLRDAATALVAAGETTLQELNRVTLLG comes from the coding sequence ATGAACGCGCCCGACATCCGCCCCTTCAGCGCCGACGAGCTGGCCGCCGCCCGGGTGGCGGGCGGGCGCATGCTCGACGCGCTGGCCACGCTCGAGGCCGAGGCGCCGCTGCGCCTGGCGCGCCTGGCGCGCACCTTCGGCCTGCCGGTGCTGGGCCATGCGGCGCTCATGGCGCGCGCACCCGACTTCGGCGTCATGCCCTTCGAGCAGGCGCTGCGGCGCGAGTGCATCGCCCTGCGCGAGGACGACGGCGGCCTGTGCCTGGTGCTGGCCGACCCCTTCGATCGCGCGCTCATGGACGGGCTCGGCGCCCGCCTCGCCGAGCCGGTGCGCTGGGCCCTGGGCGACCGGGACGACATCGCCGCCTGCCTGGCCCGCCACGAGGACGAGGTGCGCCGCGCCGCCGGGCTGTCGGACACCCGTGGCGGCGAGCGCAAGGGCGACGGCGCCGAGGATCTGTCCCTGCGCCGCATCAGCGAAGACGCCAGCCCGGTGGTCAAGCTGGTCAACTCCACCCTCTACGACGCGCTCAAGCAGGGCGCCAGCGACATCCATCTGGAGTGCGTGCCGGCCGGGCTGGTGATCCAGTACCGCATCGACGGCGTGCTCTCGCGGGTGGGCAGCGTGCAGGGCGCCGAGCTGGCCGAGCAGGCCATCTCACGGGTCAAGGTGATGGCCGAGCTCGACATCGCCGAGCGCCGGGTGCCCCAGGACGGGCGCTTCAAGGCCCTCGCGGCGGGGCGCGAGATCGACTTCCGCGTCTCCATCATGCCCAGCATCCACGGCGAGGACGCGGTGCTGCGGGTGCTCGACAAGGAACACCTCAGCGCCGAGATGACCGGCCTGTCGCTCGAGACCCTCGGCTTCGACGACACCGCCCGCGCCACCCTGCGCCGACTCGCCAGCGAGCCCTACGGCATGCTGCTGGTGACCGGGCCCACCGGCTCGGGCAAGACCACCTCGCTGTACGCCACCCTGGCCGAGACCAACCACGGCCTGGACAAGATCATCACCATCGAGGACCCGGTGGAATACCAGCTGCCCGGGGTGCTGCAGATTCCGGTCAACGAAAAGAAGGGGCTCACCTTTGCCCGCGGCCTGCGCTCCATCCTGCGCCACGACCCGGACAAGATCATGGTGGGCGAGATCCGCGACGGCGAGACCGCCGAGATCGCGGTGCAGGCGGCGCTCACCGGCCACCTGGTGTTCACCACCGTGCACGCCAACAACGTGTTCGACGTCATCGGCCGCTTCACCCACATGGGCATCGACCCCTACAACCTCACCGCCGCGCTCAACGGCGTGGTGGCGCAGCGGCTCATCCGCATCATCTGCCCCCACTGCGCCGACGACATCGTGCCCGACGCGCAGCTGGTGGCCGACTCGGCGCTCGCGAGCACCGCGGGCTTCCGCTTCCGCGCCGGCCATGGCTGCGGCCAGTGCCGCGGCTCGGGCTACAAGGGGCGCCGGGCCATTGCCGAGGTGCTGATCCTGGACGACGAGATCCGCGAGCTGATCGTCACCCGCGCGCCGGTGCGCGCGCTCAAGGCCAAGGCCGCCGAACGCGGCTTTCGCAGCCTGCGCGACGCGGCCACCGCGCTGGTCGCCGCGGGCGAGACCACTTTGCAGGAGTTGAACCGTGTCACGCTTCTGGGGTGA